The following proteins come from a genomic window of Neoarius graeffei isolate fNeoGra1 chromosome 26, fNeoGra1.pri, whole genome shotgun sequence:
- the cav4a gene encoding caveolin-2 produces the protein MTSTMMQSLAPADTEIDLGDDGDSEDSEGQRPWKTQLETVMEEEEDEEEDEDLASTQSDTRPLINERDPRQMNECLKVSFEDVIAEPLSVRTGDRVWFWSNALFEVSRVWFYRIITAVLAIPFSIIAGVLFAFLTCLHIWLLTPCVKVIFMNNTCLEKLWSSLVDIFILPVYHSISMCCTSISVRLTRQ, from the exons ATGACCAGCACCATGATGCAGAGTCTAGCCCCTGCAGATACAGAGATCGACCTCGGGGACGACGGAGACAGCGAGGACAGCGAGGGACAGCGGCCGTGGAAGACGCAGCTGGAGACAGTcatggaggaagaagaagacgaGGAGGAAGATGAGGACTTGGCCTCGACACAGAGTGACACGAGGCCTCTGATCAACGAGAGAGATCCACGACAGATGAACGAATGCCTCAAG GTGAGTTTCGAGGACGTGATAGCTGAGCCGCTCTCAGTGCGTACTGGAGACCGGGTGTGGTTCTGGAGCAACGCACTCTTCGAGGTGTCCCGGGTTTGGTTCTATCGCATCATCACGGCGGTGCTCGCCATCCCCTTCTCCATCATCGCCGGAGTTCTCTTCGCGTTCCTCACCTGCCTTCACATCTG GCTTCTCACACCGTGTGTAAAGGTCATCTTCATGAACAACACCTGTCTTGAGAAGCTGTGGAGCAGCCTTGTGGACATCTTCATCCTTCCTGTCTACCACAGCATCTCCATGTGCTGCACGAGCATCAGCGTGCGACTCACTCGCCAATGA